The proteins below come from a single Gossypium raimondii isolate GPD5lz chromosome 2, ASM2569854v1, whole genome shotgun sequence genomic window:
- the LOC105787920 gene encoding cytochrome P450 89A9-like: MGACFFTLFITFIFSTTLFVVALNRYSKKRSHQLPPSPPQFHSSATFYGSKPLIVIASHSLAHQALIANGAIFADRPQAIATESARKWALDALLNRLKSLSSSDEYHHTEIRDHIQHALFSLFTFICFGEKLEDMKIQDIKNLQRRLQSSFDEFKVLNLFPCLGKFVFLKRWEKLRQLRQDQEKLMENRKVEEKEIVTLCSEFFTAGIDTTSTALEWIMANLMKHPHIQDKLFKEIKGVISDGEVEIKDEDLRKMPYLRAIILESLRRHPPSHFLIPLTVTKDVVLGGFLVPKNNIVIFMVVEMGRNPNLWENPMEFKPERFLINGDFDISGTKEIKMMPFGVGKRMCPAYRLAMLHLKYFVANLVWHFNFNVLGRRCGFD, from the exons ATGGGAGCTTGTTTCTTCACTCTTTTTATCACCTTCATCTTCTCTACTACTCTCTTTGTTGTTGCTCTCAATCGTTATTCTAAGAAAAGAAGTCACCAGCTTCCCCCAAGCCCCCCACAATTCCATTCTTCGGCAACCTTCTATG GCTCAAAGCCCTTAATCGTTATTGCCAGTCACTCCCTTGCCCATCAGGCTTTGATTGCTAACGGTGCCATCTTCGCAGACCGTCCCCAAGCAATTGCCACAGAAA GTGCGCGTAAATGGGCCTTGGATGCACTCCTCAACCGCCTTAAGTCTCTCTCATCATCTGATGAATATCATCACACTGAAATAAGGGATCATATACAGCATGCACTCTTCAGTTTGTtcacttttatttgttttggtgAGAAGCTTGAAGACATGAAAATTCAAGATATCAAGAACCTGCAGCGACGCCTGCAATCGAGTTTTGACGAATTCAAAGTACTCAATTTGTTTCCATGTTTGGGGAAATTTGTCTTTCTCAAGCGATGGGAAAAGCTTCGTCAGCTTCGACAGGATCAGGAAAAACTAATG GAAAACAGGAAAGttgaagaaaaggaaattgTGACATTATGCTCTGAGTTCTTCACTGCAGGCATTGATACTACTTCCACAGCTCTAGAATGGATAATGGCTAATTTGATGAAGCACCCACATATCCAAGACAAGTTATTCAAGGAAATCAAAGGGGTTATCTCAGACGGGGAAGTAGAGATTAAGGATGAAGATTTGAGGAAGATGCCATATCTTAGAGCCATTATCTTAGAAAGTTTAAGGCGTCATCCTCCTAGCCATTTTCTAATCCCACTTACCGTAACAAAAGATGTTGTTTTGGGTGGGTTTTTAGTTCCAAAGAacaatattgtaatttttatggtGGTGGAAATGGGTCGGAATCCGAATTTATGGGAAAATCCAATGGAGTTCAAGCCTGAGAGATTCTTAATCAATGGTGATTTTGATATCAGTGGAACAAAAGAGATTAAAATGATGCCATTTGGGGTAGGGAAAAGGATGTGTCCGGCATATCGTTTGGCAATGCTTCACTTGAAGTATTTTGTGGCAAACTTAGTCTGGCATTTCAATTTTAATGTGCTTGGGAGAAGGTGTGGATTTGACTGA